One Thioclava electrotropha DNA segment encodes these proteins:
- a CDS encoding YciI family protein, translating into MHYVIHCLDHDGAVDKRLANYEDHKAYLAQAPVKTVISGPLLADDEETMIGSCFVLEADSLAEVEDFNRNDPFAKVGLWKSVSIRPFSKRVDNR; encoded by the coding sequence ATGCATTACGTGATCCATTGCCTCGACCATGACGGTGCCGTCGACAAGCGGCTGGCCAATTACGAGGACCACAAGGCCTATCTGGCTCAGGCGCCGGTGAAGACGGTGATCTCGGGCCCGCTTCTGGCGGATGACGAAGAGACCATGATCGGCAGCTGCTTCGTGCTGGAGGCCGACAGCCTCGCAGAGGTCGAAGACTTCAACCGCAACGACCCCTTCGCGAAGGTCGGTCTGTGGAAGTCCGTCTCGATCCGTCCGTTCTCCAAGCGCGTGGACAACCGCTGA